The following are encoded in a window of Salinigranum halophilum genomic DNA:
- a CDS encoding Ig-like domain-containing protein — MTERWFAGRPLGVLLVVVLVVSGTIVVEPVRANGSDIQSGTIDTFGSNAWAFNDMAQNSSGTIHQVNIDENDRITVRAWDGSAWSVVTSFTAGEVTDVTVDSLSNDLSLDIDAQDHLHLTYRGSIGSGVDNTRGVLYGEYDGSSWTHSWVESATHPNGWNNFDDPLLVVEDDGTPHLQYEFSGESTNDIRYATPDGAGGWTIETIVSTDGSGTDEVFTGAVDVDSTGTVHMWYTREDDQNTYTGNVYHTTRPSGGSWSSPTKLLDSTGDGIDYDFGGALVADGDQHLVYSYTEWDTDWNVVNSEIRHVSDETGSMQDTLVDQSTSRSLVALGVATTTQGAHDVYVMADSSNADWTVVHQQFYGRNADDQWVDGTDLSFTSNSIGEMVFEVNPSGELVTVTEGTNLRNVYYKAGPVSAFVPVPNDPPAFDTASPTLSVDEDSGATSIDSLLTATDTEGGSTLTWSVASTPSNGTLGGFDATASTGTGVAPSGLTYTPDPDFFGSDSFDVQVADGLGGTDTVTVDVTVSGVGDVPVAGDETLTTDEDTEGSITLPAVDADGDSLTYAVTAQPTDGVVTVDGTTLTYDPDADFVGSNVFSYRVDDGTDGTDTGDVSVTVSATNDPPVATATSLTTDEEVTAEVDVSATDVDGDTLTYSVAAQAADGWVYNTDNTFTYVPDTDFFGTDAFTYEVDDGNGGTDTATVSVTVTNVNDAPVAPDDGLTTDEDTPGTLAGPATDVDGDDLTYTVHTSPSNGSVSVADGTFTFTPDADFTGSDAFTYEVDDGNGGTDTGTVSVTVAAVNDAPVAGDDDYTTAEDTTLTVSTPGVLGNDADVDADSLTATVTDSPTNGSLSLAADGSFDYTPDADFFGTDAFTYEVDDGNGGTDTGTVSVTVTGVNDAPAATGDSYTTDEDTALSVSTPGVLGNDADVDADSLTATVTGSPTNGSLTLAADGSFDYTPDADFFGTDAFTYEVDDRNGETDTGSVSITVAAVNDAPTVADDEYTTDEDTTLTVDVAGGVLANDTDVEGEGLTASVVSGPSNGTLTLFTDGSFTYDPDTDFAGADSFTYEARDDTGATTGGTVTVTVAVVADAPRLSNLDGTTVTYTEDGMPVELDTAPHVTVTDPDPDGSRTTGTLVASVTANGTAEEDVLALNTSGPVSLSAGTTAGSTVGVSGTTVGTVRAGETGADGEPFGVDFEPGITDAQVESLLRAITYENVNADAPDTRSRTVTVTVTDAGGSDTATVTVPVVATNDAPTVAADHYSMNEDESLSVPAPGVLSNDTDADGDTLAVNTTAGAAPTNGTLTRFANGSFVYTPNPDFAGTDSFVYEVADGNGGTDTGTVTVVVTDVPEPRGSSEEETTAGRVLLSTSSPIDSVTGRATFGAASDSVESVQVEFAGHARGRWRTSQLERPPAESNYAGDEEDVVASLDITVPPNVENRPAVITMTIHESRVDSMGVTSDQLVVDHYDEPTDTWTRLDSRVVGTANGYVTLEVQTPHFSLFVIAADRSVASPSTAGPTRPTTPDATDGSGDSAGEDGPLDDVVSDLVDAEPVPDVDVDVDAAEVAPETVPGPDETVGAAVVALLLALVAVGVGLRRR, encoded by the coding sequence GTGACAGAGCGCTGGTTCGCCGGACGCCCGCTGGGAGTGCTGCTCGTGGTCGTCCTCGTCGTATCGGGCACGATCGTCGTCGAACCGGTGCGAGCGAACGGCTCCGACATCCAGTCGGGGACGATCGACACGTTCGGCAGTAACGCCTGGGCGTTCAACGACATGGCGCAGAACAGTTCCGGAACCATCCATCAAGTCAACATCGACGAGAACGACCGTATCACCGTCCGAGCGTGGGACGGCTCCGCGTGGTCGGTCGTGACCTCGTTCACGGCGGGGGAGGTGACCGACGTCACGGTCGATTCCCTCTCGAACGACCTCAGTCTCGACATCGACGCACAGGACCACCTGCACCTCACGTACAGAGGCTCGATCGGGTCCGGCGTCGACAACACCCGCGGTGTCCTCTACGGCGAGTACGACGGGTCGTCGTGGACGCACTCGTGGGTCGAGAGCGCCACCCACCCGAACGGGTGGAACAACTTCGACGACCCCCTGCTGGTCGTCGAGGACGACGGCACTCCCCACCTCCAGTACGAGTTCTCCGGTGAGAGCACGAACGACATCCGCTACGCCACGCCCGACGGCGCTGGCGGGTGGACCATCGAGACCATCGTCTCGACCGACGGCAGCGGGACGGACGAGGTGTTCACCGGAGCCGTCGACGTCGACAGCACCGGAACCGTCCACATGTGGTACACCCGCGAGGACGACCAGAACACGTACACCGGAAACGTCTACCACACGACGCGACCGTCGGGCGGCAGCTGGAGCAGTCCGACGAAGCTGCTCGACTCGACGGGCGACGGTATCGACTACGACTTCGGTGGCGCGCTCGTCGCCGACGGTGACCAGCATCTGGTCTACTCCTACACCGAGTGGGACACCGACTGGAACGTCGTCAACAGCGAGATTCGCCACGTGAGCGACGAGACCGGGTCGATGCAGGATACTCTCGTCGACCAGAGTACCTCCCGCTCGCTCGTCGCGCTCGGGGTCGCTACGACGACACAGGGTGCCCACGACGTGTACGTGATGGCCGACTCCTCCAACGCCGACTGGACGGTCGTCCACCAGCAGTTCTACGGACGGAACGCCGACGACCAGTGGGTCGACGGCACGGACCTGAGCTTCACGTCGAACAGCATCGGCGAGATGGTGTTCGAGGTGAACCCGTCGGGCGAACTCGTGACGGTCACCGAAGGGACGAACCTGCGGAACGTCTACTACAAGGCCGGACCCGTGAGTGCGTTCGTCCCCGTGCCCAACGATCCGCCGGCGTTCGACACCGCGTCGCCGACTCTCTCGGTCGACGAGGACAGCGGCGCGACGAGCATCGACAGTCTCCTCACGGCGACCGACACCGAAGGCGGAAGTACCCTGACGTGGTCTGTGGCGAGCACACCGTCGAACGGGACGCTCGGCGGCTTCGACGCGACTGCGAGTACCGGGACCGGCGTGGCCCCGTCGGGACTGACCTACACCCCCGACCCCGACTTCTTCGGCAGCGACAGCTTCGACGTGCAGGTCGCCGACGGCCTCGGTGGGACCGACACGGTGACCGTCGACGTGACCGTCTCCGGCGTCGGTGACGTGCCGGTCGCCGGCGACGAGACCCTGACGACGGACGAGGACACCGAGGGGAGCATCACCTTGCCGGCGGTGGACGCCGACGGCGACTCGCTCACTTACGCCGTGACGGCCCAGCCGACAGACGGGGTGGTGACGGTCGACGGCACCACGCTCACCTACGACCCCGACGCGGACTTCGTCGGATCGAACGTCTTCAGTTACCGGGTCGACGACGGCACCGACGGCACCGACACGGGGGACGTCTCGGTGACCGTCTCGGCGACGAACGACCCGCCGGTCGCGACGGCAACCAGCCTCACCACCGACGAGGAGGTCACCGCCGAGGTCGACGTCAGCGCGACCGACGTCGACGGCGACACGTTGACCTACAGCGTCGCCGCACAGGCCGCCGACGGCTGGGTGTACAACACCGACAACACGTTCACGTACGTACCCGACACCGACTTCTTCGGGACCGACGCGTTCACCTACGAGGTCGACGACGGCAACGGCGGGACCGACACCGCGACCGTCTCCGTCACGGTCACCAACGTCAACGACGCGCCGGTCGCCCCCGACGACGGACTGACCACCGACGAAGACACCCCGGGGACGCTCGCGGGCCCGGCGACCGACGTCGACGGCGACGACCTGACGTACACGGTACACACGTCGCCGTCGAACGGGAGCGTCTCCGTCGCCGATGGGACGTTCACCTTCACGCCCGATGCCGACTTCACCGGGAGCGATGCGTTCACCTACGAGGTCGACGACGGCAACGGCGGGACCGACACCGGAACCGTCTCGGTCACCGTCGCCGCGGTCAACGACGCGCCGGTCGCGGGCGACGACGACTACACGACCGCCGAGGATACGACGCTGACCGTTTCGACACCCGGCGTCCTCGGCAACGACGCCGACGTCGACGCCGACAGCCTGACCGCGACAGTCACCGACAGCCCAACGAACGGGTCGCTCAGCCTCGCCGCCGACGGCTCGTTCGACTACACCCCGGACGCCGACTTCTTCGGAACCGACGCGTTCACCTACGAGGTCGACGACGGCAACGGCGGGACCGACACCGGAACCGTCTCGGTCACCGTCACCGGGGTCAACGACGCCCCGGCGGCGACCGGGGACAGCTACACGACCGACGAGGACACGGCTCTCTCCGTCTCGACGCCCGGCGTCCTCGGCAACGACGCCGACGTCGACGCCGACAGCCTGACGGCGACAGTCACCGGCAGTCCGACGAACGGGTCGCTCACCCTCGCCGCCGATGGCTCGTTCGACTACACCCCGGATGCCGACTTCTTCGGAACCGACGCGTTCACCTACGAGGTCGACGACAGGAACGGCGAGACCGACACTGGGTCCGTCTCCATCACTGTCGCTGCGGTCAACGACGCGCCGACCGTCGCCGACGACGAGTACACCACCGACGAGGATACGACGCTGACCGTGGACGTCGCTGGGGGCGTCCTCGCGAACGACACCGACGTCGAGGGCGAGGGGCTCACCGCCTCGGTCGTGTCGGGCCCGTCGAACGGGACGCTCACGCTCTTTACCGACGGCTCGTTCACCTACGACCCGGACACCGACTTCGCCGGGGCGGACAGCTTCACCTACGAGGCCAGAGACGACACCGGGGCCACCACCGGAGGAACGGTCACGGTGACCGTCGCCGTCGTCGCCGACGCGCCGCGTCTCTCGAACCTCGATGGGACGACCGTCACGTACACCGAGGACGGGATGCCGGTCGAACTCGACACGGCACCGCACGTCACGGTCACCGACCCCGACCCGGATGGGAGCCGGACGACGGGGACGCTCGTCGCCAGCGTCACGGCGAACGGAACGGCCGAAGAGGACGTGCTCGCGCTGAACACCAGCGGCCCCGTCTCGCTGTCGGCCGGGACGACCGCCGGGTCGACGGTCGGCGTCTCCGGGACAACGGTCGGGACCGTCCGGGCAGGCGAGACGGGGGCCGACGGGGAACCGTTCGGCGTCGACTTCGAGCCCGGCATCACGGACGCGCAGGTCGAATCGTTGCTCCGGGCCATCACGTACGAGAACGTGAACGCGGATGCGCCGGACACGCGTTCTCGGACCGTGACGGTGACGGTCACCGACGCCGGTGGGTCGGACACCGCCACGGTGACGGTTCCGGTCGTCGCGACGAACGATGCACCGACCGTCGCCGCCGACCACTACAGCATGAACGAAGACGAGTCGCTCTCGGTCCCGGCTCCCGGCGTCCTCAGCAACGACACCGACGCCGACGGGGACACGCTCGCGGTGAACACCACGGCCGGGGCGGCTCCGACGAACGGGACGCTGACGCGGTTCGCGAACGGGTCGTTCGTGTACACGCCGAATCCCGACTTCGCAGGGACCGACAGCTTCGTCTACGAAGTCGCCGACGGCAACGGAGGCACCGACACCGGGACCGTCACCGTGGTCGTGACCGACGTCCCGGAGCCGAGGGGCAGCAGCGAGGAGGAGACGACGGCGGGTCGGGTCCTGCTCTCGACGTCGAGCCCCATCGACAGCGTGACCGGCCGGGCGACGTTCGGCGCGGCCAGCGACTCGGTCGAGTCGGTCCAGGTCGAGTTCGCGGGGCACGCGCGCGGGCGCTGGCGCACCAGCCAACTGGAGCGCCCGCCGGCCGAGTCGAACTACGCCGGTGACGAGGAGGACGTCGTCGCCTCGCTCGACATCACCGTCCCGCCGAACGTCGAGAACAGACCGGCCGTCATCACGATGACCATCCACGAGTCGCGGGTCGATTCGATGGGCGTCACGTCCGACCAACTGGTCGTCGACCACTACGACGAGCCGACGGACACGTGGACACGGCTGGACTCGCGCGTCGTCGGGACGGCGAACGGCTACGTCACCCTCGAGGTGCAGACGCCGCACTTCTCGCTGTTCGTCATCGCTGCCGACCGGTCCGTCGCCTCCCCCTCGACGGCCGGCCCGACCCGACCCACGACCCCGGACGCGACAGACGGGAGCGGTGACTCGGCGGGCGAGGACGGTCCGCTCGACGACGTCGTGTCGGACCTGGTCGATGCCGAACCCGTTCCCGACGTGGATGTCGACGTCGACGCCGCCGAGGTCGCACCGGAAACCGTCCCCGGTCCCGACGAGACCGTGGGCGCGGCGGTGGTCGCGCTCCTGCTTGCACTGGTCGCGGTCGGCGTCGGACTCCGCCGCCGGTAA
- a CDS encoding CBS domain-containing protein, translated as MVFDTVGEIDAPSFETVTAETNLRDVIELMLARQYSQVGITRSGELIGAVSYQSIARALLATDELFDSPKRLSNRTAELAVEKPRIVDHDDEFNTLFSILGERSYVLVDSPDGYRIVTDYDIREFWRESTQPFLLIEGIENAIRSIIRDVYGDEVPAVLRDLSSESDHLRLVESLDECSFSHYEFLISKNWNDGFDEFFHERQDFVRQLVSRIGEHRNRLFHFRIEDRSELDLDIIEFAHGYITAVADNPRPR; from the coding sequence ATGGTGTTTGATACAGTTGGTGAGATCGACGCCCCCTCTTTTGAGACGGTTACTGCGGAGACAAACCTGCGGGACGTAATCGAACTAATGCTGGCACGGCAGTACTCTCAGGTTGGAATCACCCGCAGTGGTGAACTCATCGGCGCTGTATCGTATCAGTCGATTGCAAGAGCGTTGCTCGCAACTGACGAACTGTTCGACTCGCCAAAGAGACTGAGCAACCGGACAGCAGAACTCGCAGTCGAAAAGCCACGGATAGTCGACCACGATGATGAGTTCAATACTCTGTTCAGCATTCTTGGCGAACGCTCATACGTACTCGTGGACTCCCCGGACGGATACAGAATTGTTACTGACTACGATATCCGCGAATTCTGGAGGGAGTCCACCCAGCCCTTTCTTCTGATCGAGGGCATTGAGAACGCAATCCGTAGCATCATTCGGGATGTCTATGGCGACGAGGTTCCAGCGGTGTTGAGAGATCTCTCCTCGGAGTCTGACCATCTACGTCTCGTTGAGAGCCTCGACGAGTGCAGCTTCAGTCACTACGAATTCCTAATTTCAAAAAACTGGAACGACGGGTTCGACGAGTTCTTTCACGAGCGGCAGGATTTCGTTCGACAGCTGGTCAGCCGCATTGGAGAACACCGCAATCGTCTCTTCCACTTCCGTATCGAAGACCGGAGCGAGCTTGATCTTGATATAATCGAATTTGCCCACGGATACATCACCGCTGTCGCCGATAATCCACGTCCTCGATAG
- a CDS encoding DNA cytosine methyltransferase codes for MEDRPSAIDLFCGAGGLTQGLRDADFDVCWAIDCDSAAVETYRRNHGNHVVEKDIRETDPGIDGPDIEPRVLDLVAGGPPCPSFSTIGRAKLGSLENRSTEEDDRNILYRDFLRYVDYFEPAAFIMENVPGLLNDTAVVETDTIQQSLPTFSASTGEPVGKETPVPEIILEEMRALGYHADWEMVDAADYGVPQHRKRVFFIGTREGDSLPDLNQWETHREPKNKTERTMQVRSSPGAFKESSQTTFNTEPAVPPFNRGDTAKRPYVTVADAIMDLPPVSPSGEMPPREATEYTLPPVSPYQEWLRDILEDEDWDDQPLRNHSCRWHNHLDLSIYKLLGHGVGWNIGDVSQELQPYRDDVFPDKYKKQNPSKPASTILAHIQKDGHMFIHPTEARSLTVREAARLQSFRDSYWFPESRTNAYRLVGNAVPPRLAHAVGHATREEVLEC; via the coding sequence ATGGAAGATCGGCCGTCCGCGATCGATCTATTCTGTGGGGCAGGAGGTCTCACACAGGGACTCCGAGACGCGGATTTCGATGTCTGCTGGGCGATTGATTGTGATTCTGCTGCAGTAGAAACCTACCGACGAAACCACGGCAATCACGTAGTTGAAAAAGATATTCGTGAAACTGACCCGGGGATAGACGGACCCGACATCGAACCAAGGGTACTCGACCTTGTGGCAGGTGGACCCCCATGTCCCTCCTTCTCTACTATTGGACGAGCAAAACTTGGTTCGCTGGAAAACAGATCGACCGAGGAAGACGACAGGAACATTCTCTACCGTGACTTCCTCCGGTACGTCGACTATTTCGAGCCCGCAGCCTTCATCATGGAGAACGTTCCGGGCCTGCTCAATGATACCGCGGTCGTCGAAACAGACACGATTCAGCAGTCGCTACCGACGTTCTCAGCGTCTACTGGGGAACCGGTCGGCAAGGAAACCCCAGTCCCCGAGATTATCCTCGAAGAGATGAGGGCACTCGGATATCACGCGGATTGGGAAATGGTCGACGCAGCTGACTACGGGGTTCCCCAGCATCGAAAGCGGGTTTTCTTCATCGGAACACGTGAGGGAGACAGCCTACCGGACCTCAATCAATGGGAAACACACCGTGAACCGAAGAACAAGACAGAGCGAACCATGCAGGTCCGGAGTAGCCCCGGGGCGTTCAAAGAATCCTCTCAGACTACGTTCAATACGGAGCCAGCAGTTCCACCTTTCAACCGAGGTGACACGGCCAAGCGACCGTATGTGACTGTCGCGGACGCAATCATGGACCTGCCTCCGGTCTCACCTAGTGGAGAGATGCCGCCGAGAGAAGCGACGGAATACACCCTCCCCCCGGTTTCACCATATCAGGAATGGCTACGCGATATCCTGGAGGATGAAGACTGGGACGATCAACCGCTACGGAACCACAGTTGTCGGTGGCACAACCATCTGGACCTCTCTATCTACAAACTGCTCGGGCATGGTGTCGGATGGAATATCGGGGACGTAAGCCAGGAGCTCCAGCCCTACCGCGATGATGTCTTCCCAGACAAGTACAAGAAACAGAATCCCTCCAAGCCGGCGTCAACCATTCTTGCACACATCCAGAAGGACGGCCACATGTTTATTCACCCCACTGAAGCCCGATCGCTCACTGTCCGAGAGGCCGCCCGGTTGCAGTCATTTCGTGATTCATACTGGTTTCCGGAGAGCAGGACGAACGCGTATCGGCTTGTCGGAAACGCCGTGCCTCCACGATTGGCACACGCTGTAGGCCATGCGACTAGAGAAGAAGTTCTCGAGTGTTAG
- a CDS encoding ECF transporter S component — MAERTESGFVGGLRREFTTQTWVLIPVGVALSVVAAYVVNVVKVPFLYLDALGVVLVALLAGPWAAALTGVFVNVVEGFLVNPTFWAYTPLQVAFGLAAGYMARRGWFRRYWKIVVVGLVIAAISIVMGAPITVVAFGGVTGTGSDAVTTFFRATGANIWSAVVGQTLVVEPIDKVVTVLLAALVAKQVPRRYMPETAARVLDREE; from the coding sequence ATGGCCGAGCGGACTGAGTCGGGGTTCGTCGGCGGCCTCCGCCGGGAGTTCACCACGCAGACGTGGGTGCTCATCCCTGTCGGCGTCGCGCTGAGCGTCGTCGCCGCCTACGTCGTGAACGTGGTGAAGGTGCCGTTCCTCTACCTCGACGCCCTCGGCGTGGTGTTGGTCGCCCTGCTCGCCGGGCCGTGGGCGGCCGCGCTGACCGGCGTGTTCGTCAACGTCGTCGAGGGGTTCTTGGTCAACCCGACGTTCTGGGCGTACACGCCGTTACAGGTGGCGTTCGGCCTCGCGGCGGGCTACATGGCCCGTCGCGGCTGGTTCCGTCGATACTGGAAGATCGTCGTCGTCGGCCTCGTCATCGCCGCTATCTCCATCGTGATGGGCGCGCCCATCACGGTGGTGGCCTTCGGCGGCGTCACTGGAACGGGCTCGGACGCTGTGACGACCTTCTTCCGCGCGACCGGCGCGAACATCTGGTCGGCCGTGGTGGGCCAGACGCTCGTCGTCGAACCCATCGACAAGGTCGTCACCGTCCTCCTGGCTGCGCTCGTCGCCAAGCAGGTCCCGCGGCGGTACATGCCCGAGACGGCGGCGCGCGTCCTCGACCGGGAGGAGTGA
- a CDS encoding ADP-ribosylglycohydrolase family protein, with amino-acid sequence MHLDYLTVGPAALDVERRQLADTGRLTEAVDADFGALRAELTAGDPTEADVRRRARSLLDRCGSLPDPRDDEPDTLDAIHAARPPGPRTLSTTPDARSDRLAGAWAGRVAGCFLGKPVETWTRAEIHDFLETTDQSLGGYLRADRSGSDRFDLDATGGWVDRDERVRDDDVDFTVAALETLRRAGAQFTTADLARTWVTQLPACALHTAERVAYRNLLDGVDPPETATHRNPYRELIGAQIRGDCYGYVAPGAPERAAALAHRDARLSHVRNGLYGAMWVAATLAAVPAVETVRDAMDVGLTEVPADSRFTDAVETVFSWHDAGVPYETAIDRIHDAWDDADFYEGYHVLPNAQVVAAVLVWESSASPPDLSRGLARAVHAGFDTDCNAATVGSVLGCALGRDAVAPAWTNRFDEGVPTALADRPSPAIDWLVTETAAVADRLG; translated from the coding sequence ATGCACCTCGACTACCTCACGGTCGGTCCGGCGGCACTCGACGTCGAGCGCCGCCAGCTCGCCGACACGGGCCGACTGACCGAGGCGGTCGACGCTGATTTCGGCGCGCTGCGTGCGGAACTGACGGCCGGCGACCCGACGGAGGCGGACGTTCGACGGCGCGCTCGGTCGCTTCTCGACCGCTGTGGGTCACTACCGGACCCCCGCGACGACGAACCGGACACCCTCGACGCCATCCACGCGGCCCGGCCGCCGGGCCCGCGGACACTCTCGACGACTCCCGACGCCCGCTCCGATCGCCTCGCCGGGGCGTGGGCGGGACGGGTCGCCGGCTGCTTCCTCGGCAAGCCGGTCGAGACGTGGACCCGAGCCGAAATCCACGACTTCCTCGAGACGACCGATCAGTCGCTCGGGGGGTACCTCCGTGCCGACCGTTCCGGGAGCGACCGCTTCGACCTCGACGCGACTGGTGGGTGGGTCGACCGCGACGAGCGGGTCCGTGACGACGACGTCGACTTCACCGTCGCCGCCTTGGAGACGCTCCGGCGTGCCGGCGCTCAGTTCACCACCGCTGACCTCGCACGGACGTGGGTGACACAGCTGCCGGCGTGTGCGCTCCACACCGCCGAGCGGGTCGCGTATCGGAACCTCCTCGACGGGGTCGACCCGCCCGAGACGGCGACCCACCGGAACCCGTACCGCGAACTCATCGGTGCGCAGATTCGCGGCGACTGTTACGGCTACGTCGCCCCGGGCGCTCCGGAGCGTGCGGCCGCGCTTGCTCACCGCGACGCCCGCCTCAGCCACGTCCGCAACGGCCTGTACGGGGCGATGTGGGTCGCGGCGACGCTCGCGGCCGTCCCCGCGGTCGAGACGGTCCGCGACGCGATGGACGTGGGACTGACCGAAGTCCCCGCCGACTCGCGGTTCACCGATGCGGTCGAGACGGTGTTCTCGTGGCACGACGCCGGCGTCCCGTACGAGACGGCTATCGACCGCATTCACGACGCGTGGGACGACGCCGACTTCTACGAGGGCTACCACGTCCTGCCGAACGCACAGGTCGTCGCGGCGGTGCTGGTCTGGGAGTCGTCGGCTTCCCCGCCGGACCTCTCTCGGGGACTCGCCCGCGCCGTCCACGCGGGGTTCGACACCGACTGCAACGCGGCGACGGTCGGCTCCGTCCTCGGCTGCGCGCTCGGCCGTGACGCCGTCGCGCCGGCGTGGACCAACCGGTTCGATGAGGGCGTCCCCACGGCACTCGCCGACCGTCCGTCTCCCGCCATCGACTGGCTCGTGACGGAGACGGCCGCTGTCGCCGACCGCCTCGGGTGA
- a CDS encoding HNH endonuclease has product MVERYPSNIGDVVLCGEECRSQWLSETFSGDGHPNWLGGGNEAYGSGWAAVRSDALERDGHQCVVCGVTREEIGRNPDVHHIVPVRWYIEAEDLSREDAHFLDNVASLCSRCHRKAEFGKISPERLRALRDRE; this is encoded by the coding sequence GTGGTCGAACGATATCCGAGCAACATCGGTGACGTCGTTCTTTGCGGGGAAGAATGTCGTTCTCAGTGGCTTTCGGAGACCTTCTCTGGGGACGGGCACCCGAACTGGCTCGGCGGCGGCAACGAAGCGTACGGGAGTGGCTGGGCTGCTGTCCGTTCGGACGCACTCGAACGAGATGGGCACCAGTGTGTCGTCTGTGGCGTGACCCGTGAGGAGATCGGCCGCAATCCTGACGTGCACCACATCGTCCCCGTGCGGTGGTACATCGAAGCTGAGGACCTCAGCCGTGAGGACGCGCACTTCCTCGACAACGTCGCGTCTCTCTGCAGTCGGTGTCACCGAAAAGCCGAGTTCGGGAAGATCAGTCCCGAGCGACTGCGGGCACTCCGTGACCGGGAGTAG